The Prosthecobacter dejongeii genome window below encodes:
- a CDS encoding adenylosuccinate synthase: MSNTIVVGAQWGDEGKGKIVDYLTEHTDVVVRAAGGNNAGHTVINNGTKYILHLIPSGILWEDKMCVIGNGVVMDILGLLEEMAKLRAQGVKITPENLKISETAHLVLPYHKGLDQAREAKLGDKKIGTTGRGIGPAYADKVERGGLRAILLTRPEQLEKELRSRILMHNETFRAVGVAEVPVEETITAVLAAAKVLAPHITNTAVYCHEAIRAGKSLLFEGAQGTYLDIDHGTYPFVTSSNTTSGGACTGSGVPPRMIDKVVAVAKAYTTRVGSGPFITENEDIGDMLHNMGREYGATTGRARRCGWLDAVLVRYAVMINGADELAITNLDGLDGLDTIQICTAYKLRGETIHYPPSTIEDIEACEPVYETHQGWKQDLSQIKNFADLPELAKAYLKRLEELTGARVSLLGVGPSRDQTLVA, translated from the coding sequence ATGTCCAATACCATTGTTGTCGGTGCCCAGTGGGGCGATGAAGGAAAAGGTAAGATCGTTGATTACCTCACAGAACACACAGATGTCGTCGTACGCGCCGCAGGCGGGAACAACGCCGGCCATACCGTCATCAACAACGGCACCAAGTACATCCTGCACCTCATCCCCAGCGGCATCCTCTGGGAAGATAAGATGTGCGTCATCGGCAACGGTGTGGTCATGGACATCCTCGGCCTGCTGGAAGAGATGGCCAAACTCCGGGCGCAAGGCGTCAAGATCACTCCGGAAAATCTCAAGATCAGTGAGACCGCTCACCTCGTCCTGCCTTATCACAAAGGTCTGGATCAGGCACGCGAAGCAAAACTGGGTGACAAAAAAATCGGCACCACCGGTCGCGGCATCGGCCCGGCTTATGCGGACAAAGTAGAGCGCGGTGGTCTGCGCGCCATCCTCCTGACTCGCCCAGAGCAGCTCGAAAAAGAACTGCGCAGCCGCATCCTCATGCACAACGAGACCTTCCGCGCCGTCGGCGTGGCAGAGGTGCCGGTGGAAGAAACCATCACCGCCGTGCTGGCTGCCGCCAAAGTGCTGGCCCCGCACATCACCAACACCGCCGTCTATTGCCACGAGGCCATCCGCGCTGGCAAGAGCCTGCTCTTTGAAGGTGCCCAAGGCACATACCTAGACATTGACCACGGCACCTATCCCTTCGTCACCAGTTCCAACACCACCTCAGGAGGTGCTTGCACAGGTTCCGGCGTGCCTCCCCGCATGATTGACAAAGTCGTCGCTGTGGCAAAAGCCTACACCACCCGTGTCGGCTCCGGTCCCTTCATCACAGAGAATGAAGACATCGGTGACATGCTGCACAACATGGGTCGTGAGTACGGTGCCACCACCGGCCGTGCTCGCCGTTGCGGCTGGCTGGATGCCGTGCTGGTGCGCTATGCCGTCATGATCAATGGTGCTGACGAACTGGCCATCACAAACCTGGACGGCCTGGACGGTCTGGATACCATCCAGATCTGCACCGCCTACAAGCTGCGCGGTGAGACCATCCACTACCCGCCGAGCACCATCGAAGACATCGAAGCCTGCGAGCCCGTTTACGAAACCCACCAGGGTTGGAAACAGGATCTCAGCCAGATCAAAAACTTCGCAGACCTGCCAGAACTGGCTAAGGCCTACCTCAAGC
- a CDS encoding TonB-dependent receptor yields the protein MKLTHSPFRTLPHGFAWTSTLGLLGSLAAQTAAPTPAVNPATEGEPTDELPEIVVTTTSEKVYKPERLQSPKYTEPLRDVPQTITVIPKAVIEDRGAFSLRDVLRNTPGISMQAGEGGGGLSGDNLSIRGFTSRGDLYQDGVRDTGSYNRDPFNTEQVEVTKGPSSSSNGRGSTGGSINLTSKLANQEQGGSVSQSFGTDNLYRTTADYNQPISDHMALRVNGMYHSADTPGRDVVNQERYGLAASLAFGLGTETRAYINYQHLSENNIPDYGIPWVPANGTFSGSGTRLNNYKDKAPPVSFDNFYGRENTDFEDVQSDIITGILEHDFSDKLKLRNVLRYGRVYRNSVITAPRFFDTVPTAQIPDPANPGQFINDPATVGNQYTSALNRQMQAREQTQEILSNQTNFTAEFDTGILKHALVTGMELTWERQVNANAARADAAGRSDIFNPGLNDGVYTGRPVLPGGAESHLDTFSLYAFDTISIAKYVELNGGLRYDHLEYESRNPGGSAGFSGSDDLISWKAGIVVKPVEYGSIYFSYGTSFNPSIDTNVGLGLTAAVADLNPEENRSYELGTKWDLFDERLSLTAALFRSEKTNARTNDPILGTVLAGDQVVQGVEFGLAGNITKDWQVFAGYAYMESEVRDSAVVAELGQSLGNTPDHSFNIWTTYNLPFRVQVGFGAQYVGDRQNGNSNTSRTAPGYWTCDAMLNYQVNDKFNVRLNVYNLADERYIDRVGGGHFVPGAGRSAALTASYKF from the coding sequence ATGAAACTCACTCACTCCCCCTTCCGCACTTTGCCTCACGGCTTCGCTTGGACTTCCACCTTGGGCCTTCTAGGCAGCCTCGCAGCCCAAACAGCCGCCCCCACTCCTGCTGTCAATCCGGCCACAGAAGGTGAACCCACAGACGAACTGCCCGAAATCGTCGTCACCACCACCAGCGAAAAAGTTTATAAACCCGAGCGCCTCCAATCTCCCAAATACACGGAGCCGCTGCGCGATGTTCCCCAGACCATCACCGTGATTCCCAAGGCAGTGATCGAAGACCGAGGCGCATTCAGCCTCCGCGATGTCCTTCGCAACACCCCTGGCATCTCCATGCAGGCGGGTGAAGGCGGCGGCGGTCTTTCAGGCGACAACCTCAGCATCCGCGGTTTCACTTCCCGTGGTGACCTTTACCAAGACGGTGTGCGCGATACAGGCTCCTACAATCGCGATCCCTTCAATACCGAGCAGGTGGAAGTAACCAAGGGCCCTTCATCTTCCTCCAATGGCCGCGGATCAACCGGTGGCTCCATCAACCTCACCAGCAAGCTGGCCAACCAAGAGCAAGGCGGCAGTGTCTCCCAGTCTTTCGGCACAGACAATCTCTACCGGACAACGGCGGACTACAACCAGCCGATCTCTGACCACATGGCCCTCCGCGTGAACGGCATGTACCACAGTGCTGACACTCCAGGGCGCGACGTCGTGAACCAGGAGCGTTACGGCCTTGCCGCCTCTTTGGCTTTTGGTCTCGGCACGGAAACCCGTGCCTATATCAATTACCAGCACCTGTCTGAAAACAACATTCCAGACTACGGTATCCCGTGGGTGCCTGCCAATGGGACCTTCAGTGGCAGCGGCACGCGCCTGAACAACTACAAAGACAAAGCGCCACCTGTCAGCTTCGACAACTTTTATGGTCGTGAAAACACCGACTTCGAAGACGTCCAGAGTGACATCATCACCGGCATTTTGGAACACGACTTTTCGGACAAGCTGAAGCTGCGTAACGTGCTCCGTTATGGCCGCGTCTACCGCAACTCGGTCATTACGGCTCCTCGGTTCTTTGACACTGTGCCCACGGCTCAAATTCCGGACCCAGCTAACCCAGGCCAGTTTATCAATGACCCGGCTACCGTCGGCAACCAATATACAAGCGCCCTGAATCGCCAGATGCAGGCCCGTGAGCAGACACAGGAAATCCTGTCCAACCAGACCAATTTCACGGCTGAGTTTGATACTGGCATCCTGAAGCACGCCCTCGTTACCGGCATGGAACTCACCTGGGAGCGTCAAGTCAATGCCAATGCTGCGCGCGCAGATGCCGCAGGCCGTTCGGACATTTTTAATCCAGGTCTTAATGACGGCGTTTACACAGGTCGTCCTGTTCTCCCTGGCGGTGCCGAGTCTCACCTCGACACCTTCTCCCTCTACGCCTTCGACACGATCTCCATCGCCAAATATGTAGAACTGAACGGAGGTCTCCGCTACGACCATCTGGAGTATGAATCCCGCAATCCTGGCGGCAGTGCTGGCTTCAGCGGCTCCGATGACCTCATCAGCTGGAAGGCTGGCATTGTGGTGAAGCCTGTCGAATACGGCAGCATTTACTTCTCCTACGGTACTTCCTTCAACCCATCCATCGACACCAACGTCGGACTGGGCCTGACGGCGGCGGTGGCAGATTTGAATCCTGAGGAAAACCGCAGCTACGAACTAGGCACCAAGTGGGACCTGTTTGACGAGCGCCTCTCCCTGACCGCAGCCCTCTTCCGCTCCGAGAAGACCAACGCCCGCACCAACGACCCCATCCTGGGCACCGTGCTGGCAGGCGACCAAGTCGTTCAGGGAGTGGAATTCGGCCTTGCTGGCAACATCACCAAAGATTGGCAGGTCTTTGCCGGATACGCCTACATGGAAAGCGAAGTGCGCGACTCCGCAGTTGTTGCTGAACTGGGTCAATCCCTCGGTAACACTCCCGACCATTCCTTCAACATCTGGACCACCTACAATCTGCCCTTCCGTGTGCAGGTCGGTTTTGGTGCTCAGTATGTGGGTGACCGACAGAACGGCAACTCCAACACCTCCCGCACAGCCCCAGGTTACTGGACCTGCGACGCCATGCTGAACTACCAGGTCAATGATAAGTTCAACGTCCGTCTGAATGTCTATAACCTCGCAGACGAGCGCTACATTGACCGCGTCGGTGGTGGCCACTTTGTCCCCGGTGCAGGCCGCTCCGCAGCCCTCACGGCCAGCTACAAGTTCTAA
- a CDS encoding FHA domain-containing protein produces MAKIQYTTPEGTTGEVELTAERMTLGRADDNQIVISHDSVSSHHGEVAIEGDAWVFTDLGSTNGTKIGGERVERLELGHGGSFTLGHVDCVFIGDFEEAPAYSAPTRTMSSSGYGAAPIDRNRRTGFGPKGKPKSNGYGPLFGLGALALLVCAYAAFSFTQMTA; encoded by the coding sequence ATGGCAAAAATTCAGTACACCACCCCCGAAGGCACCACTGGCGAAGTTGAGCTGACCGCTGAGCGTATGACGCTGGGCCGCGCAGATGACAATCAGATCGTCATCTCTCATGACTCGGTTTCCAGCCATCATGGTGAAGTCGCCATCGAAGGGGATGCCTGGGTCTTTACCGACCTCGGTTCCACCAATGGCACCAAAATCGGCGGTGAGCGCGTGGAACGCCTGGAACTCGGCCACGGTGGCAGCTTTACCCTTGGCCACGTGGATTGCGTTTTCATCGGGGATTTCGAAGAAGCCCCTGCCTACAGCGCCCCCACCCGCACCATGTCCAGCAGTGGTTATGGCGCAGCCCCTATTGATCGTAATCGCCGCACAGGCTTCGGCCCTAAAGGCAAACCGAAGAGCAACGGTTACGGTCCCCTCTTCGGCCTCGGTGCATTGGCCCTCCTGGTCTGCGCTTATGCCGCATTCTCATTTACTCAGATGACCGCCTAA
- a CDS encoding DUF1501 domain-containing protein: MNPTSTPFGRRQFIAGAAQSFLGVTALSQLGGKAFAIPGENTSPLKQVPTARSVIYLYMTGGMSHLDTWDPKPDNGDVMGLTKTLDTKVDGMRLSENIPLLARQADKLAVIRGMNSTQGAHEQGNYFMHTSYTLRSSIRHPSMGAWLQKFQDRGNPTLPGSVMIGNDSRHPGAGFFESRFAPLMINDPESGISNVRPNEWFTEERFASRLSIAKQLDKKFAATYDVKNVRAYSDMYDDAVKMMKSEELKAFDLDAEPDALREKYGRDRFGQGCLLARRLVEHGVRHVEVSFGNWDTHNANFTRVPELCDELDSAMSTLISDLEARGMLNDTLIVLATEFGRTPEVNANDGRDHHPAGFSCVLAGGGIRGGQVYGATDERGDKVVDGSTTIPDLNATIGYALGLPLDQVLYSSTKRPFTIADKGKPLTQLFG; this comes from the coding sequence ATGAATCCCACCTCTACCCCCTTTGGCCGTCGCCAGTTCATCGCCGGCGCGGCGCAGTCCTTTCTAGGCGTCACCGCGCTGAGCCAGCTCGGCGGCAAGGCCTTTGCCATCCCAGGGGAAAATACCAGCCCGCTGAAGCAGGTGCCCACGGCGCGCAGTGTCATCTACCTCTACATGACGGGAGGGATGAGCCACCTGGACACCTGGGATCCAAAGCCTGACAACGGCGACGTCATGGGCCTCACCAAAACGCTGGATACCAAGGTGGATGGCATGCGCCTCAGTGAGAACATCCCCCTCCTGGCCCGTCAGGCGGACAAGCTGGCCGTCATCCGCGGCATGAACTCCACCCAGGGTGCGCATGAGCAGGGTAACTACTTCATGCACACCAGCTACACGCTGCGCAGCAGCATCCGCCACCCTTCCATGGGCGCGTGGCTGCAGAAATTCCAGGACCGTGGCAATCCCACGCTCCCCGGCAGTGTGATGATCGGCAATGACAGCCGCCATCCCGGCGCAGGCTTCTTTGAATCCCGCTTTGCCCCACTGATGATCAATGATCCGGAAAGCGGCATCTCCAACGTACGGCCTAACGAATGGTTCACCGAGGAGCGTTTCGCCAGCCGCCTGAGCATCGCCAAACAGCTCGATAAAAAATTCGCCGCCACCTACGACGTTAAAAACGTGCGCGCCTACAGCGACATGTATGATGATGCGGTGAAAATGATGAAGAGCGAAGAGCTGAAAGCCTTCGACCTGGATGCCGAGCCTGATGCCCTCCGCGAAAAATACGGACGCGACCGTTTCGGCCAGGGCTGTCTGCTGGCCCGCCGTCTGGTGGAGCATGGCGTGCGTCACGTAGAGGTCAGCTTTGGCAACTGGGATACCCACAATGCCAACTTCACCCGCGTGCCGGAACTCTGCGACGAGCTGGACTCCGCCATGAGCACCCTCATCAGCGATCTTGAGGCCCGAGGCATGCTGAATGACACCCTCATTGTGCTGGCTACCGAATTTGGCCGCACGCCTGAAGTCAATGCCAACGATGGCCGCGACCACCACCCTGCCGGGTTTAGTTGCGTGCTAGCTGGGGGCGGCATCCGTGGCGGCCAAGTCTATGGAGCCACCGATGAGAGAGGGGATAAAGTGGTGGATGGATCCACCACCATCCCGGACCTGAACGCCACCATCGGTTATGCCCTAGGCCTGCCGTTGGATCAGGTGCTTTATTCCTCAACGAAGCGTCCCTTCACCATTGCCGACAAGGGCAAACCTCTAACCCAGCTTTTCGGCTGA
- a CDS encoding SAM-dependent methyltransferase yields the protein MIPPTFVFATCRPGAEAALKREVATRHGGLLTPAFMRPQLITWKVQGELPGHFRLGAWLAQVSGFSLGMAKTPQEVAERAAVVNAAVLNVIPREVSEEGADPETWARVDATGVEVRGLLDLSPKRLPNPGDTVVSVIMGAEGEPMLVGYHRHQPGDLADPVALLRLSLPPEAPSRAWMKMEQALDWLGIQKDIQGRTVLELGSAPGGASHSLLSRGATVFGVDTGAMDARVLAHPAFHHLKVAAGDLRPGMVPDQVDLLVSDMNLEPRVVCQYVEKFASRLRPLGLILTLKINSAKVEAELPDLIHRIRDWAPGPVYVRQLPANRQEVTLVSWQ from the coding sequence GTGATACCCCCGACCTTTGTTTTTGCCACCTGCCGTCCTGGCGCTGAAGCTGCCCTCAAAAGAGAGGTGGCTACCCGTCATGGAGGCCTGCTGACCCCGGCCTTCATGAGGCCGCAGCTCATTACTTGGAAGGTGCAGGGAGAGTTGCCAGGGCATTTTCGCCTCGGGGCTTGGTTGGCTCAGGTCTCTGGGTTTTCCCTGGGGATGGCAAAAACTCCGCAGGAAGTGGCGGAGCGTGCTGCCGTGGTCAATGCGGCGGTTTTAAATGTAATTCCCCGCGAGGTTTCTGAAGAGGGTGCTGATCCTGAAACCTGGGCCCGGGTAGATGCCACGGGGGTGGAAGTGCGGGGTCTGCTGGATTTATCCCCGAAGAGGCTGCCGAACCCTGGAGATACCGTGGTGAGTGTAATCATGGGAGCTGAGGGCGAACCCATGCTGGTGGGCTACCACCGCCATCAGCCAGGCGATCTGGCCGATCCTGTCGCGCTTCTGCGTCTATCTTTACCTCCGGAGGCACCCTCACGAGCGTGGATGAAAATGGAGCAGGCGCTGGATTGGTTAGGCATCCAAAAAGATATTCAAGGGCGGACGGTGCTGGAGCTGGGCTCCGCACCCGGTGGCGCTTCTCACTCGCTTTTGTCTCGAGGAGCCACGGTGTTTGGGGTAGATACGGGGGCGATGGATGCCCGGGTATTGGCGCATCCTGCCTTTCATCATCTCAAGGTCGCTGCCGGGGATCTGAGGCCTGGTATGGTGCCAGATCAGGTGGACCTGCTGGTTTCCGACATGAATCTGGAGCCGCGTGTGGTCTGCCAATACGTGGAGAAATTTGCCTCCCGCCTTCGCCCCTTGGGGCTCATTTTGACTCTGAAAATCAACTCGGCCAAAGTCGAGGCTGAGTTGCCGGACCTCATCCACCGCATCCGCGACTGGGCTCCGGGTCCGGTCTATGTGCGGCAGCTCCCAGCCAATCGCCAGGAAGTGACCCTCGTTTCCTGGCAATAA
- a CDS encoding Fe2+-dependent dioxygenase: protein MLLTIPDVLTPDQTAHARQLLDATDWVDGKTTTGYQSAKAKDNMQLPESSPVARELGDMILAALSQNPLFVAAALPLRILPPMFNRYAGGQSFGTHVDNAIRQLPHSPVRIRTDLSATLFFSDPEEYEGGELCIEDLYGVKTVKLPAGHMVLYPSTSLHHVTPVTRGARVCSFFWLQSMIRDNGQRSLLFDLDLSIQRLAQELAGNPVAEKTSVQLTGVYHNLLRQWAEM from the coding sequence ATGCTCCTCACCATCCCAGACGTCCTCACGCCAGACCAGACCGCCCATGCCCGGCAATTGCTCGATGCCACGGACTGGGTGGATGGCAAGACCACCACGGGCTACCAGTCCGCCAAGGCCAAGGACAACATGCAGCTCCCTGAAAGCAGCCCCGTGGCGAGGGAGCTGGGAGACATGATCCTAGCCGCTCTCTCACAAAATCCGCTATTCGTCGCTGCGGCCCTGCCTTTGCGCATCCTGCCGCCCATGTTCAATCGCTATGCCGGTGGGCAATCCTTCGGCACGCATGTGGACAATGCCATCCGCCAACTTCCCCATTCCCCCGTGCGTATCCGCACGGACCTCAGCGCCACCCTCTTTTTTTCAGATCCCGAAGAGTATGAAGGCGGCGAACTATGCATCGAAGACCTCTATGGAGTGAAGACCGTGAAGCTACCCGCAGGCCACATGGTCCTCTATCCTTCCACCAGCCTGCACCACGTCACTCCCGTCACTCGAGGCGCACGTGTGTGCTCGTTTTTCTGGCTGCAAAGCATGATCCGTGACAATGGCCAAAGATCACTCCTGTTTGACCTGGATCTTTCCATCCAGCGTCTCGCCCAGGAGCTTGCCGGAAATCCAGTGGCCGAAAAGACCAGCGTTCAGCTCACGGGCGTGTATCACAATCTGCTCCGCCAATGGGCAGAGATGTGA
- a CDS encoding metallophosphoesterase produces MRIRILSDLHQEFGATEIPREDCDLILLAGDIATKQNALPWIREFTGDTPTAYVCGNHEFYGEKLPRVTERLKEQTAGSNIHVLENDAFEVAGWHIYGCTLWTDMALQGEWTEGAVEAGDRMNDYKRIRTAQQGYRKLSPRDTRAIHVDSVQRMETFLSTHDPRRCIIVTHHAPSALSLPEHRRSELVSCAYASHLDSFIEKHQPALWVHGHIHHNSDYFIGETRVIANPQAYPNEPNKNFIPRLIVEMH; encoded by the coding sequence ATGCGCATCCGCATCCTCAGCGATCTCCATCAGGAATTCGGAGCCACCGAAATTCCTCGTGAGGATTGTGACCTGATCCTCCTCGCCGGAGACATCGCCACAAAGCAGAACGCGCTGCCCTGGATTCGTGAATTCACGGGCGACACACCCACCGCGTATGTCTGCGGCAACCACGAGTTCTACGGTGAGAAACTTCCCCGAGTGACCGAACGCCTGAAGGAGCAGACGGCGGGCTCAAACATTCATGTGTTGGAAAACGATGCCTTTGAGGTAGCCGGATGGCACATCTATGGCTGCACCCTCTGGACAGACATGGCCCTGCAGGGTGAATGGACGGAAGGTGCCGTCGAAGCAGGCGACCGGATGAACGACTACAAACGCATCCGCACCGCTCAGCAAGGCTACCGCAAACTCTCCCCCAGAGACACCCGCGCCATCCATGTGGATTCCGTGCAACGCATGGAAACCTTCCTTTCCACCCACGATCCCCGCCGCTGCATCATCGTCACTCACCACGCACCATCGGCCTTGTCATTGCCCGAACATCGCCGCAGCGAACTCGTGAGTTGCGCTTATGCCTCTCATCTGGACAGCTTCATCGAAAAACATCAGCCAGCCCTCTGGGTCCACGGTCACATCCATCATAATAGCGACTACTTCATCGGTGAGACCCGTGTGATTGCCAATCCCCAAGCCTACCCCAATGAACCGAATAAAAACTTCATTCCAAGGCTCATTGTCGAGATGCACTGA
- a CDS encoding PepSY-associated TM helix domain-containing protein, whose translation MHLTFHRSIFWAHLISGILAGIVILSIAISGLLIAYEVQLMDWANRDLRVPPPIATATHLDIETLLAKVQETKPDLKPSGITWKADPALPVTLSMGREGTYFANPYTGEFLGEGNHAWHDFFHAATDWHRFLTGTGLPREVGKAITGAGTLVFGILLASGIYLWWPRHWRWTNVRAVLLFNRKLKGRARDWNWHNVLGFWSAIPMLFIILTGLIMSYTWANNLLFRATGNEPPPPRTRPAGGPGAAPSDMAKGSPRGEGGPRGEGRPPMASAPVSLTGLAPLLQQAREQTPGWASLSLRMPQKPGDPFPVMVDRGGRGQVHLRTMLNLDTAQQKLLPSPDDITRQNLGRRLRMYSRYLHTGELFGFLGQTIAALCTLAAALLVWTGFALAWRRFFGRKTKASAT comes from the coding sequence ATGCATCTCACGTTTCATCGTTCCATCTTCTGGGCTCACCTAATCAGCGGCATCCTTGCTGGCATCGTCATTCTGTCCATTGCCATCTCCGGCCTTCTCATCGCCTATGAAGTCCAGCTCATGGACTGGGCCAACCGAGATCTGCGAGTGCCCCCACCTATCGCCACAGCCACTCATCTCGACATCGAAACCCTGCTGGCCAAAGTTCAGGAGACCAAGCCAGATCTGAAACCCAGTGGCATCACCTGGAAGGCCGATCCCGCCCTACCAGTCACCCTCAGCATGGGTCGCGAAGGCACCTATTTTGCCAACCCCTACACCGGCGAGTTTTTGGGTGAGGGCAACCATGCCTGGCATGACTTTTTCCATGCCGCCACCGACTGGCACCGCTTCCTCACGGGCACCGGCTTGCCACGCGAAGTCGGCAAGGCCATCACAGGTGCGGGCACGCTCGTTTTTGGCATCCTGCTGGCCAGCGGTATTTACCTCTGGTGGCCGCGCCACTGGCGCTGGACCAACGTGCGCGCCGTTCTCCTTTTTAACCGCAAACTCAAAGGCCGCGCCCGCGATTGGAACTGGCACAACGTCCTCGGTTTCTGGAGCGCCATCCCCATGCTCTTCATCATCCTCACCGGATTGATCATGTCCTACACCTGGGCCAACAACCTCCTCTTCCGCGCCACTGGCAACGAGCCCCCACCACCCCGCACCCGCCCAGCAGGCGGCCCAGGCGCAGCCCCCAGCGACATGGCCAAGGGCAGTCCTCGTGGTGAAGGAGGTCCTCGTGGTGAAGGCAGGCCCCCAATGGCCAGTGCCCCCGTTTCGCTCACCGGCCTCGCGCCACTTTTGCAACAGGCACGTGAACAAACTCCTGGTTGGGCCAGCCTCAGTCTGCGCATGCCGCAAAAACCGGGCGATCCCTTCCCTGTCATGGTGGATCGTGGTGGCCGTGGGCAGGTGCATCTACGCACGATGCTGAATCTAGATACCGCCCAACAAAAACTTCTTCCAAGTCCCGATGACATCACCCGGCAAAACCTGGGCCGCCGCCTGCGCATGTACTCACGTTATCTCCACACCGGCGAACTCTTCGGCTTCCTGGGCCAAACCATCGCCGCCCTCTGCACCCTCGCAGCCGCCCTCCTCGTCTGGACCGGTTTCGCCCTGGCTTGGAGACGCTTCTTCGGACGGAAGACGAAAGCCTCCGCCACCTAA